DNA sequence from the Prochlorothrix hollandica PCC 9006 = CALU 1027 genome:
CCACGAGGGCTTTGGCCTGGGCCAGGGTGGGCACATCCAAGGGAACAATAATGCGGCGATCGGGGGAATCCCCAGGGGATTTGGCAAACAACATAGGCTAGAGCTAAGGCTAGGGCTAGGGCTAGGGCTAAAAAATTTTGGCCTAAAATAACACCCAGATTACCCGTATCAGGTACCTTATGGAGCGAGTTGACTGATCAAAGGTTCTGCTTTGGGTGCGGAAACCCCGTCCCTCCCAAGTTTTGGTCGGTGTAGGGTTCAGGTTGCCTGACCCTGAGGGTCGGGTCCCGTCACTAGGGTTTGGAGGAAGCGGCAATGCTCCGGTAAGAGTTGGGCCAGGTTATAGCGATCGACCACCGTTTGCCGTGCTTGTGCCCGCACCGATCCCAGGTCTTGTTGACGATCGAGCAAGGTTTCGATCTGGGCGGCGATCGCCTCCACGTCAAAGAAATCCACCAGAAACCCATTAAACCCGTCCGTAATCACCTCCTCCACGGGAGGAGTGCGGGATCCCAGCACCACCGCGCCACAGGCCATGGACTCCAGCAACGACCAGGAGAGGACAAAGGGGCGAGTCAGGTACACATGCACCGCTGAAGCTTGGTAGACCTGGCGCAGGCGATCGTAGGGAATGCGCCCCGTAAAGTGGATCCGCGATCGGGGCAAATCCAAGCGGGATAGGCACTCCTGGCCATGGCTTTTGCCGTCGGGCAACTGCTGACCATAGGCCACCCGATCCTCCCCCACAATCACCACCTGGCAGGTGGGTCGTCGGCGCAATACCAGGGCGATCGCCGCCATAAACTGGGGGAAACCCCGGTAAGGCTCCATGCCCCGCCCCACATAGGTCACAATCTCCCGTTGTCCCCGTAAGTCCAATGCCTGATCCCAGAAATAGGGCATATGGTCGGCGGTGGGGGTGAGGGGGGGAGCCGCACGCCAAGCAGCTTGGGGGTCGGGGGGCAGGGGGGCGAGGGGAGTCCAGGCCAGATCTTGCCCCGGTTGAGGCTGGAAAAAGTCGGTGTCAATGCCATCATGGAGAACCCGCAGTTTGGGCTGGAACTCCGGGGGAAACTGCTGTTTTTGCCAATTTGTCGGGACAACTCCCCCATCACAGTGGGCTAGCTCCAGCAAGATCGAGGCATTTTTAACATGAATGCGGGCCGCGCCATCCTCATCGATGGGATCCGCCGGGTCAAAGTCGGCATCGGTGCCCCTAGCATGGTAATACCATTCAAAAAAGCCTAAATAGCGAGCTTTGGGAAATAAATCCCGCAAAAACAGCCCCGGACCCCAGCCCACATGGCTATAGATGAGGTCTGGCTCGAAGCCCTGTTGGATCTTGAGGTGCCGCGCCACCCGCCACGCTGCCTGCCCATCCCCCACGGCTTCCTCCAGGGGTCTGACATAGCGGTGGGTTTGGGGACTGACGCTGCGGTTGACCTGATACAGGTATTTGTGAACCCCCGGCAGTTGTCCCTCAGGACGGGCCGTAATAAAAACCACCTGATGGGCGGGATCTTGGGCCAGAACCAGCGCTAAATGGCGGAATTGGGCGGGAAAGTTACGATGAAGGAAGAGAATACGCATGGGTACCAAATTCGCGTTTCTAAACTGGTTTACCTAAGTTTACGTGTCTAGGTTTGCGTTTCTAAACTGGTTTACCCAAGTTTGCGTGTCTAAGTTTGCGTGTCTAAGTTTGCGTGTCTAAGTTTGCGTGTCTAAGTTTGCGTGCCGTAACTATTCAGGGGGGGAAGAAGTGAGTAGGGTTTCAGGCCCACGATCGCCGGTCAGAGCCGGATCAACGGGGTGCATTTCAGATTGGAATAATCGACCTCGGGTAGGGTTCCCGACCCCGTGCCGACCCTCTGACCCACAACCGGGGCAACCACGGGGGGATTGCCCCTACCAAAATCGACCTCGGGTAGGGTTCTCGCCCCCGTGCCGACCCTCTGACCCACAACCGGGGCAACCACGGGGGGATTGCCCCTACCAACATCGGTCGGGGCAACCACGGGGGGATTGCCCCTACCAAAATCGTCTCTTGAAGCCCCGGTCCCTGGTTTCTGGGGCGGAATTGTCAATGGGTCTGCGTTGTTCCACAAAGCGATGGAATCTGTGGATTTGACTCAGATCGGTGCTGCTAGCCCTGAATCTGCCTAGAGACCAGAACGGCGATCGTGCTACAGTTTAGACAGACAGCGAGGGGTAGCGATACAAACGCCCCCGCACTGGTGATTTATTGTGATTAAGAGACCCCGATGGATTGATCTGTTGGGGTCTCTGAGTTTAGATCTGTTTAAGGGTCCATCAGGATCCCAAGCCCTCCCACCTTAGCCAAGGAGCAGCCCCGATGATTTTGCCTGGAGCAACCGTCCGCGTCATCAACCCCGTCGATACCTACTATGGTTTTCAAGGCTATGTGCAACGCCTGAGCAATGGCAAAGCGGCTGTGCTGTTTGAAGGGGGCAATTGGGACAAGCTGGTGACCTTCCGGCTCTCGGAACTGGAACCGGTGACCTAAAAACCCGCTCCGATCGCCCCCCAGAGCCTCTACCCTGTACCCATAGCTCGACGTATTTTCAGCCTTTGGTGCGATCGCCCGGTCAAACCCACCCCTCGCCCCGACCCGGTGGGAAGATTGCATTTCCCCCCAGCATTAGGGGCATCGAGGGTCCAAGATCAGAACTTCGAGGTTTAGATCAATGAGGTGGGTACACGGTAGGCCCACAGCCAGGGTACGGTTGACACGCCCACAGCCAGGGCCGCCGTCGCCGGTTACCCTGGGTCGAGAAACCCCACACCCCCAGCCAGCACCGATATTTCCCATCCCCAGCAGCCCTCCTTACGGGTTCTAGTGCCATGGTTCGCCTACCGCTGCCCCAATTTCGCGATCGCGATCGCCCCCCGAACCACATTGCTGAAGTCATTGAAACCACCACCCCAGAGTTTCTGGCTCAATGTCTGGAACCGGAGGATTTGCGCTTTCCGGTGATGCCCCCCTTTGGCAGTTGGGTCAAGGCCACCGACGAGGAATCCGGCAACCAAATCTATGGGGTGATTTACCATGTCACCACCAGCCCCATCGACTCCGTGCATCGCGCCCGCGCCCTGGGTTTATCCTTGGCAGAATTGCGGGAAGAGCAGCCCCAGATTTTTGCCATGCTCAAAACCGAATTTCGATCGGCCATCGTCGGCTTTGTCACCCCGGCCCAGGCTGACGGTTACCCCAGGGATCCCCAGGTTTACCACTACCTCCCCCCCCGGCCTCCCCAAGTCCACCAAGGGGTTTATTGCTGCACCCCAGAGGAGGTGTTGCAGTTCACCGTGGAGTTGGATTTTCTGCGCACCTTGCTCCAGGTCAGCGCCGCCCCGGTGGATAGTTTGGTGGCGGCTACCCTGCGGGAAGTGTATACCCTGCGCAAGGCCGATCGCCCGTGGCTGGTGCAGGCGGGCCGGATGTTGGGGCTATTGTTAAAGGACGACTACGATCGCCTGCGTCTCATCTTGTCCCAAGTGCGCCTCTCTTGACATGCTCCCCGACCTAAAGGTGCGGGGATTCTCCGACTAGGCGAATAGTCCAAGCTGTTCGCTGTACGGCTGGCTAGACAAAGCAGTCGGATTGCCAGAAATCCTGGTCTTACGCCCGTTCTTTGTCCATTTAGAGTCTTGGATTAGCTCCAACCCAGACTTTTATCGTGCTTTTATGCTAATTAAAATAGCATAGATGGAGAAGGCTGGATAGATCAGTTGCAGGAAGAAAAGCCGTCCTAGAAGGACGGGGCTTTAGACCCAGATTTTAGGTAAATTTATAACCCTCATCCCCCAACCCCTTCTCCCCTTTTGGGAGAAGGGGAGCCGGATTCAAAGTCCCTCTCCCTCCTTGGGAGAGGGANNNNNNNNNNNNNNNNNNNNNNNNNNNNNNNNNNNNNNNNNNNNNNNNNNNNNNNNNNNNNNNNNNNNNNNNNNNNNNNNNNNNNNNNNNNNNNNNNNNNTCTGCCCGTTGAACCCCTGCCGCCATGAACCCTCGCCCCCCCATCAGCAGCCTGTCTCCCCCCACAGCACCCGCCCCCCCCGCTGTTTTTTACCCTAGTGAAGATGGTCAACCCTTGGCTGAAACCTTTGATCACATCCAAACCATCCTGACCCTGTTGGCCATGGTGGAGCAATATGTGACGGCGGAGTTGGCAGACCGATCGCCCATCCTCCTCGCCAATCAGTTTGTCTACTATGCCGAAAACTTTCCGCGCCTACGATTTGCCCCGGATCTAGCGGTGATCTTTGGGGTAGAACCGGGGGCACGGGATAACTACAAAATTTGGGAAGAACGGGCTGTTCCCGCTGTGATTTTCGAGATTACGTCCAAGGGAACCCGCCGCGAAGATCAGAACACCAAAAAAGATCTGTACGAAAAAATTGGGGTGGAGGAATATTGGCTCTTTGACCCCAGGGGCGAGTGGATCAACGATCAACTGCGGGGCTATCGGCTCCAAGGGGAAACCTATGAGCCGATCGTGGGGGGACATTGCCAGGTGTTGGGGTTGAACCTGCAACCGGAAGGGCGACGTTTAGCCTGTTATCGGGCAGATACGGGGGAAAAACTCCTGGATCCCCAAAGTTTAGCCACTAGCCTCCGGGCCGAACAGCAACGGGTAGAAACCGAACGGCAACGGGTACAAGCCGAGCGACAACGGGCAGAAAGCGAACGGCAACGGGCGGAAGCCGCTGAACAACAGGCCCAGACCGCTGAACAACAGGCCCAAGCCGCTGAACAACAGATGGACCTTGCTAACCAAGAGGCAGAAAGCGAACGGCAACGGGCGGACGCTGCTCAACAGGCAGTAACGATCGCCCAGCAACAGGCAGAACTGGAACGGCAACGGGCCGATCGCCTTGCCCAGCGGCTACGGGATTTGGGTCTGGATTTAGAGGGCTAGATAATGCCCTGTATTTTCATTGTGGTGCTGAATTGGAATGGGCTGGAGAACACCTTAGGCTGTCTGCAATCCTTGGCCCAACTTCGCTCCCAAAACCATCACATTATTGTGGTGGATAACCATTCTGACCTCAATCCCAAAGCGGCGATCGCGGCCCAATTTCCCCAGGTTGAGGTGTTAGAAAATCAGGAGAATTTAGGATTTTCGGGGGGCTGTAACCGGGGGATTCAGCTAGCCCTCGATCGGGGGGCCGATTGGGTTCTGTTGTTAAATAACGATACCCAGGTCGATCCCCAGTTACTCCACGCCTTTGCCCAAGGCATTGCAGACCATCCCCAAGGGGGAGCCTTCGGAGCCAAGATTTATCAGGCCCAACGGCCCGATCGCCTAGAATTTTGTGGCGGCGATTATGTGGCTAAAAGTGCCCGTTTCACCAACCGGGGCTATCACCAACGGGATCAAGGCCAGTGGGATCAACCCCAGCAAAGTGATTATTTAACGGGCTGCACCCTGTTATTAAAACGGGAGGTTCTAGAGCAGGTGGGTTTACTCCATGAACCCTATTTTTTGCTGTGGGAAGATTTAGATTTGGGCTGGCGGATTCGGCGATCGGGGTGGCAATTGTGGGTGATCCCCCAGGCCCAAGTCTGGCACCAGGGATCGGCCAGCTTTAAGGGGGGCCGCTGGGCAGCCCACTACTGGTATTTTGATGCCCGCAATCAGTTGCTCTGGCTAGAGCGCAATGTGGGCTGGCGATCGGTGTTGTGGCAAAGCTGCCGCCGCACTGGGAAACATGGCTGGAATTATCTCCGGGCCAAGACAGCGGGCGATCGACAGGCCCAGAAAGCTGCCCTGGTGGGCATTTGGCACTATTTCCGCCGCCGCTTCGGCAACTGCCCCCCCTGGGTCATGGGCACGGACTGACACAACGGGGCTTGACTGACACAACTTCTGAAAGGCTTATGTTTCCGTAGTTTCCGTAGTTTCCGTAGGTTGAGTAGAGCCTTGCGAAACCCAACACAACCATTGTGACTGTTGGGTTTCATCCCTCAAGCCAACCTACGGAAACTTGGCGAGAGAAGGTACTAGGGCGCATTTTCCTTGCGTTCCCGCAGTTTGAGCATGATTTCCCCGTGGACTTCCCGCGTAATGGGGTAGTAATAGGCCAGGACTAAACCCAGGATCAGGAAGAGGGTGGGGACAGGGCCGATCGCCACCCGGATCGCCATCAGGGCCGAGTCCGGTTGTTGGGGAATCGCCTCCCCGGCAGTGGTGGTCAGGAACCCCGCCCCATCCAGGGCTTTCCCCACTAAAAACAGGCCCGCCGCCAGCCCCAGCTTTTGCAACAGCACCATAAAGCCATAGAAAATACCTTCCCGCCGTTGGCCCGTTTGTAACTCGTCCAGATCAATGACATCGGGCACCATGGACCAGGGAATCAGGTAGGCCGTAGACACCCCCACCCCCGCCATCACCGCCAGGATATACAGCTCCGTCACCTGATCCGGTTGGAGGAAGAATAACCCCCCCTGGGCCACAATCCACAGGCCCATGCCCATAAAATAGGTGGCCTTTTTGCCCACCCGCTGGCTGACAGCACTCCAGACAAACAACATGATTAAGGCGGTGCCCTGCACCCCCAACAGCACCGGGGTCATTTGGGCTTCCGGCATTCCCATCCAGTAAATGACAAAGTAGGGAATGACCGTCGCCGTGATTTGCACCCCCAGCCAGGAACAGAGATAGATACCAATGACAAAGAGAAAGGGGCGGTTACTAAAGGCAATGCGCAACTGTTGGCCAATGGGGAGGCTGACCTCTGCACTGGTGGAGGCGGGATGACCGGGGGCACCGATCGCGAGGGTTCGGCCCTTGGTGCCCCAGACACACCAATAAATGGGCAACACCGACAGCACCGCACAGACCCCTCCCAAGATCACATAGCGCAGGGCTTGATCCTGCACCTGGGCAAAGATGATTTGGGCCAGGATCAGGGAGAAAATGCTACCCCCGATGGAAAAGAAAAAGCGAAAGCTATTGAGGCTGGTGCGTTCGTCGTAATCTTGGGTTAATTCGGTGGTGAGGGCTGTATAGGGCAGATTAACGGTGGTGTAGGCCGTGTTGAAAACAATGGCGACGAGGCTGTAATAGGCAAACAGTGCCCAGTCACCCTGGAAGGGCACCAGCCATAACAGAAAAAAGCTGAGGCCAAAGGGCAGGGATCCCCACAGCATCCAGGGGTAGCGACGACCCCAGGGGCTACGGGTGCGATCGCTCAAAATTCCCACGATCGGATCATTAATGGCATCCCACATTTTGCCCACCAGCAGCACACTGCCCGCCAAGGTGGGGTTCAGCCCCGCCACACTGGTGAGGAAGTACATCAGAAAAAAAACTTGCAAGTTGGCGGTGATGGCGGTGCCCAGGTCCCCCGCCCCAAAGGCTAACTTGGTGGCAAAACCCAGGGGGGATTGGGGGGAACGATCGGCAGGGTCAGGCAGGGACGAAGGCAAGGGGGACGGGTCCATGGCAGGTTACCAGGGTCATGGATGGGTGGGCGGACGAGGGGGGAGGCTTAAGCCTGTATTAGACCATAGTGGCGGGACCTGCAAAAAGTGGCGGGACCTGCAAAAAGTGGCGGGACCTGCAAAAAGTGGCGGGACCTGTAAAGAGTGGCGGACCTGTAAAAAGTGGCGGGACCTGTAAAGACCCAGGGTGAGACTCTATCCCGTGGGGATGGGTTGCGTGGGTTTCTGGGTGGGGCGATGGCGATCGGTGCCAGAGCACCCCCCGTTATCTGAAATCTGGGGGTCACGGTTCTGGGGGTCACGATTCTGATGGGCACCTCGATTAATTGAGGCGGGCGGCGAAGCCGCCCGCCTCAACCCTGATTCTTACGTGGGTCACTGGGCGAAATTTAGATTTTTCGAGGTGCCCTGATGGGAGCTGGGTTTGTTAATTGCGTATTGTTACGGATAAAACATAAAACTAAGTTTATGAAATCACAGTTCTTATGTATTTATACGGAGACAGTTGCCATGGCTGATCTAGAAGCTGAGTTTGAATATATTTAAACCCGACCAAATAATAAGAATTAATAAATGGCCCGGATCTATTGTAACCCTTGCCTAGCTGGGGTTTCGGTCTTTTAAAGGAGTGGCTGTCCCGCTCAAATGAACGGGAAAATTACGATGTCCATCGGCATCAGGCTCAAGACTTTTAGACAGATCTGTAATATGCCTGACACTGCTTTTTAAAGTTTCCGTAAAGTCCCTGGTATTTGGTTGGCATTGAGTAAGTTTTCCACGATTATGGGTGCAGCGGGCCAGCCCGAGTACTTAGATTTCACTGAATGTCAGCTCCCTCAAGCCCAAGGAAACCACCGATGAATTCCCCTCTCCGTCTTCCCCAACTTTGCGTAACGGCATCCCTTGCCCTGGGTTTTGGCCTGGGTGCTGCCACAACGGCCAGGGCTGCGGGTCTCACCGGTGCCACCTTATCGGGGGATAATTACCGCTACTGCGCCACCGGCAGCAGCACCTATCGCGGTTCCACTTGTACCGATTCCCTGGACACGATCCTGTCGGGCAATGCCACTTCCCCCGGCGGCAATGTGGAACTGGGTGCCCGCACGGAAACCCAAGGTTTTTCGTCCCAGGGCAGTCTCAGCGGTTCCGTTGGCGGCCAAGCCATCACCCTCAGCAGCTTGACTGCCGCTGATTGGAACAGCGACCTGGACGGTAATGGCCAAACCTTAGGGGCTGACTGGATGCGGGACCTGTTAACCACCTATAGCCCTAAGGCATTGGATACCCCCGATAAGGGCTTTTCCCTGATTCAGTTCTTGCTGGATTTATTTACGGATTCTAAGGGCCGCGAGCGCTTCAGTGACCCCAATGTGGCCTATGTCAACCAAGAAGATGGTCAGGTCAAAGTGGGTTTAACGGGTCACTACGATGCCCGTCCTCTGCTGGCCTCTGCGGGGATAACGCCCCCGGTGCCCCTGGGGGTGCCGATTCAGGTCAGTGAAATTGTCAAGGTGACCTATGGCGGTGACACCTTCTTCAAGTATGGCCTGGGTGCCACGGCCTCCGGCTTGGTGAATAATCTGGGGGCAGGAGCCGACGGTATTTCCCATAGCGGTAACTATGAAGTCAGCTTCGCAGCAGTGCCGGAACCGTCGCTGCTGTTGGGGGGCTTGGTGGCCTTGGGCCTGGGGACCGCTTTGAAGCGGAAAGCCGAAGCTGTTTAGTATAAAAAGCTCGAATCGGCTAACCAGAGGTAAAACTCGCGCCGTGGGAGAAGCCCGCACCGTATGCTTGCATCGGTGTCGGGAGTACGTCACTCAGTCCAGGGTTCCGGCGATCGGCATAAGACAGCCCAAGGTCTAAGACAGCCCAAGAATTGCTCAGAGCTTCGTTGTTTTTCCCATTCACACCAGGTTTCATCGGTACGGGTTTACGTCCATCGCTCCAGGATCACAGAGATGATCCTGGAGTTTTTTATTGGCTTGATTGGCTTGATTGGCTTGATTGGCTTGATTGGCTTGATCCGTGCCAAGCAGCGGCATACCTGGGGTTCCTGGTGGGGCTGGGGCTTAACTACCGCTGCCCAGGATCACCAGCCCTGCCAGGGTCGCACTGTTCCAGAGGCTGTGGAGCAACATGGGGGCCAGCAGGTTTTGGGAGCGGCGGTAGACATAGCCTAAGACGGCACCGAGGACAAAGAGGGGCAAGACCTCCGAGAGGCTGAGGTGGGCGATGGAGAAAATTAAGGCACTGAGGGCGATCGCCCCCCAGCTTGAAAAATAGCGAGTTAAAGAGGCCAGTAAAAAGCCCCGAAACAGAAACTCTTCAAAGAGGGGAGCGGCGATGGCGGCGGTGGCAAAAAAGCAAGCTAGGGCCACATTATCCTTGTTTTCGAGGGCTAGGGAGAGAATAGGATTGCTACCCCCCTGCCCTTGCCAAATTTGCTGATTAATCAACGCCGTCAAGGTCACCAGGGGCAGAGCCATCAAGTAGCCCCCCACGCCCCACACGACCCAATTTCCTCCCCAGCGCAGGGCAAACCAGCTTGGGGGCAGGGGCAGATAGGCTTTGATGGCGTTATACAGCACCCCGATGACCCCTAAGGCCATGGCGAAATAGACCAGCAACACGTAAATGGCTTTTGCCCGTAGATCATTGGCAGGATCCGTCAGGCTGGGCACCTGCTTTAGCCCTAAGAGCAGCACTGGGGCCAGGATTTGGCTGACCACAATTTGCCCCACGAAAAAGAAGCCCACCACTAGGACTTCCCAGGTGGTTTCTCCGTCCCAGGGCACCAGCCAGGGCGATCGCCCCCAAGACTCTCCTAGCACGGGTATTTCTGTTAAGGCTGCCATACTGGCTCCAGGGATAGCGGCTCCGGGTTCACCGGCTCCGGGTTCACTGGCTCCGGGTTCACCGGGTTCACCGGTAGGAGTTGCATGGGTCTGCGTTCCACTGGCCTTGTCTGGTCTTGAAGCTTTGCGCCAGCTTTGGATGCCTAGGCCGATGATGGCCACCAATCCCACCATGCCCCCCAGGATTGGCATGACGCTGATGAGCAGGAGTTTCATTAAAGCGGACTCGGCAGCTTGCTGTTGGGCTTGTTGGAGCTGCTCCAGGGAGCGCGATCGCTGTTGCAATTGATAGAGCCGCTGCAAACTCTGGCGCTGGAACCACCCCGTTAAATCGGTTTGGATTTGGGTTTCGG
Encoded proteins:
- a CDS encoding glycosyltransferase family 2 protein, which codes for MPCIFIVVLNWNGLENTLGCLQSLAQLRSQNHHIIVVDNHSDLNPKAAIAAQFPQVEVLENQENLGFSGGCNRGIQLALDRGADWVLLLNNDTQVDPQLLHAFAQGIADHPQGGAFGAKIYQAQRPDRLEFCGGDYVAKSARFTNRGYHQRDQGQWDQPQQSDYLTGCTLLLKREVLEQVGLLHEPYFLLWEDLDLGWRIRRSGWQLWVIPQAQVWHQGSASFKGGRWAAHYWYFDARNQLLWLERNVGWRSVLWQSCRRTGKHGWNYLRAKTAGDRQAQKAALVGIWHYFRRRFGNCPPWVMGTD
- a CDS encoding HAS-barrel domain-containing protein, whose protein sequence is MVRLPLPQFRDRDRPPNHIAEVIETTTPEFLAQCLEPEDLRFPVMPPFGSWVKATDEESGNQIYGVIYHVTTSPIDSVHRARALGLSLAELREEQPQIFAMLKTEFRSAIVGFVTPAQADGYPRDPQVYHYLPPRPPQVHQGVYCCTPEEVLQFTVELDFLRTLLQVSAAPVDSLVAATLREVYTLRKADRPWLVQAGRMLGLLLKDDYDRLRLILSQVRLS
- a CDS encoding NAD(P)H dehydrogenase subunit NdhS, translated to MILPGATVRVINPVDTYYGFQGYVQRLSNGKAAVLFEGGNWDKLVTFRLSELEPVT
- a CDS encoding NF038130 family PEP-CTERM protein — translated: MNSPLRLPQLCVTASLALGFGLGAATTARAAGLTGATLSGDNYRYCATGSSTYRGSTCTDSLDTILSGNATSPGGNVELGARTETQGFSSQGSLSGSVGGQAITLSSLTAADWNSDLDGNGQTLGADWMRDLLTTYSPKALDTPDKGFSLIQFLLDLFTDSKGRERFSDPNVAYVNQEDGQVKVGLTGHYDARPLLASAGITPPVPLGVPIQVSEIVKVTYGGDTFFKYGLGATASGLVNNLGAGADGISHSGNYEVSFAAVPEPSLLLGGLVALGLGTALKRKAEAV
- a CDS encoding MFS transporter; this translates as MDPSPLPSSLPDPADRSPQSPLGFATKLAFGAGDLGTAITANLQVFFLMYFLTSVAGLNPTLAGSVLLVGKMWDAINDPIVGILSDRTRSPWGRRYPWMLWGSLPFGLSFFLLWLVPFQGDWALFAYYSLVAIVFNTAYTTVNLPYTALTTELTQDYDERTSLNSFRFFFSIGGSIFSLILAQIIFAQVQDQALRYVILGGVCAVLSVLPIYWCVWGTKGRTLAIGAPGHPASTSAEVSLPIGQQLRIAFSNRPFLFVIGIYLCSWLGVQITATVIPYFVIYWMGMPEAQMTPVLLGVQGTALIMLFVWSAVSQRVGKKATYFMGMGLWIVAQGGLFFLQPDQVTELYILAVMAGVGVSTAYLIPWSMVPDVIDLDELQTGQRREGIFYGFMVLLQKLGLAAGLFLVGKALDGAGFLTTTAGEAIPQQPDSALMAIRVAIGPVPTLFLILGLVLAYYYPITREVHGEIMLKLRERKENAP
- a CDS encoding CPBP family intramembrane glutamic endopeptidase, whose product is MSPKRIILWLLTLFAIALLGSSLLASFNQPQVQGRLELYQTNLLLAASEWQGDPNDEAVALLRQQVLGDEPRTISLQQYQQARQSVLKLRQENPSLVSSLGKNWTEEVTLKQGILEAVVGNETAALEQWQTLVTPGDSAPFGAIAQVLTGLWDSPPQILPQAETQIQTDLTGWFQRQSLQRLYQLQQRSRSLEQLQQAQQQAAESALMKLLLISVMPILGGMVGLVAIIGLGIQSWRKASRPDKASGTQTHATPTGEPGEPGASEPGAGEPGAAIPGASMAALTEIPVLGESWGRSPWLVPWDGETTWEVLVVGFFFVGQIVVSQILAPVLLLGLKQVPSLTDPANDLRAKAIYVLLVYFAMALGVIGVLYNAIKAYLPLPPSWFALRWGGNWVVWGVGGYLMALPLVTLTALINQQIWQGQGGSNPILSLALENKDNVALACFFATAAIAAPLFEEFLFRGFLLASLTRYFSSWGAIALSALIFSIAHLSLSEVLPLFVLGAVLGYVYRRSQNLLAPMLLHSLWNSATLAGLVILGSGS
- a CDS encoding Uma2 family endonuclease — protein: MNPRPPISSLSPPTAPAPPAVFYPSEDGQPLAETFDHIQTILTLLAMVEQYVTAELADRSPILLANQFVYYAENFPRLRFAPDLAVIFGVEPGARDNYKIWEERAVPAVIFEITSKGTRREDQNTKKDLYEKIGVEEYWLFDPRGEWINDQLRGYRLQGETYEPIVGGHCQVLGLNLQPEGRRLACYRADTGEKLLDPQSLATSLRAEQQRVETERQRVQAERQRAESERQRAEAAEQQAQTAEQQAQAAEQQMDLANQEAESERQRADAAQQAVTIAQQQAELERQRADRLAQRLRDLGLDLEG
- a CDS encoding glycosyltransferase, with amino-acid sequence MRILFLHRNFPAQFRHLALVLAQDPAHQVVFITARPEGQLPGVHKYLYQVNRSVSPQTHRYVRPLEEAVGDGQAAWRVARHLKIQQGFEPDLIYSHVGWGPGLFLRDLFPKARYLGFFEWYYHARGTDADFDPADPIDEDGAARIHVKNASILLELAHCDGGVVPTNWQKQQFPPEFQPKLRVLHDGIDTDFFQPQPGQDLAWTPLAPLPPDPQAAWRAAPPLTPTADHMPYFWDQALDLRGQREIVTYVGRGMEPYRGFPQFMAAIALVLRRRPTCQVVIVGEDRVAYGQQLPDGKSHGQECLSRLDLPRSRIHFTGRIPYDRLRQVYQASAVHVYLTRPFVLSWSLLESMACGAVVLGSRTPPVEEVITDGFNGFLVDFFDVEAIAAQIETLLDRQQDLGSVRAQARQTVVDRYNLAQLLPEHCRFLQTLVTGPDPQGQAT